A window from Anser cygnoides isolate HZ-2024a breed goose chromosome 1, Taihu_goose_T2T_genome, whole genome shotgun sequence encodes these proteins:
- the CD9 gene encoding CD9 antigen: MPVKGGTKCIKYLLFGFNFIFWLAGTAVLAIGLWLRFDSQTKSIFELESNNTTFYTGVYILIGAGALMMLVGFLGCCGALQESQCMLGLFFVFLFVIFALEIAAAIWGFANKEKVIEELKDFYTETYEKRSQPAARETLKAFHFALNCCGVTGSLEQQFMDICPKKSLAESFTVTSCPKAIDDVFQSKLNVIGAVGLGIAVIMIFGMIFSMVLCCAIRRNREMV; this comes from the exons ATGCCCGTCAAAGGAGGCACTAAGTGCATCAAGTACTTGCTCTTCGGCTTCAACTTCATTTTCTGG CTTGCAGGAACAGCAGTTCTTGCAATTGGACTATGGCTTCGGTTTGATTCACAGACCAAAAGCATCTTTGAACTGGAATCCAACAACACAACATTTTATACAG GAGTTTACATCCTAATTGGAGCTGGTGCACTGATGATGCTGGTTGGCTTCTTGGGATGCTGTGGTGCATTGCAGGAATCACAGTGTATGCTTGGCCTG TTCTTTGTCTTCCTGTTTGTGATTTTCGCCCTTGAAattgctgctgccatctggggatttgcaaataaagaaaag GTTATTGAAGAGTTAAAGGACTTCTACACAGAAACCTATGAAAAGAGATCTCAACCAGCTGCCAGGGAAACCttgaaagcatttcattttgct CTGAACTGTTGTGGTGTTACAGGAAGTCTTGAGCAGCAGTTCATGGATATCTGTCCAAAGAAGTCCTTGGCTGAGTCATTTACTGTAACG tcGTGTCCTAAAGCCATCGATGATGTCTTTCAGTCAAAACTGAATGTGATTGGAGCAGTTGGCCTTGGTATTGCTGTAATAATG atTTTCGGCATGATATTCAGTATGGTTCTTTGCTGTGCTATCCgcagaaacagagaaatggtCTAA